A stretch of the Streptomyces sp. NBC_00654 genome encodes the following:
- a CDS encoding ATP-binding protein, with amino-acid sequence MAKGVPDARHRVQEAMRAWGEPADRVEAAALIVTELVANAVQHTSTRRIRCRLLRSADGVRICVWNRGRAHIPAPTPPGGLAGPAPGAPATDAPDASGDSGPGAEIAALSEDGRGLLLVDALAARWGTRAALAGRLVWADI; translated from the coding sequence ATCGCCAAAGGCGTTCCGGATGCCCGCCACCGCGTGCAGGAGGCGATGCGGGCGTGGGGAGAACCCGCGGACCGCGTCGAGGCCGCGGCGCTGATAGTGACCGAACTGGTCGCCAACGCCGTCCAGCACACCAGTACCCGGCGGATTCGCTGCCGATTGCTCCGCTCGGCGGACGGGGTGCGGATCTGTGTGTGGAACCGGGGCCGGGCCCACATCCCGGCTCCGACCCCACCCGGGGGCCTGGCGGGGCCAGCACCCGGTGCGCCCGCGACGGACGCGCCCGACGCGAGCGGCGACTCCGGCCCCGGAGCCGAGATCGCCGCGCTGTCCGAGGACGGCAGGGGCCTGCTGCTGGTGGACGCGCTGGCGGCGCGGTGGGGAACACGCGCCGCCCTGGCGGGCCGGCTGGTCTGGGCCGACATCTGA
- a CDS encoding cytochrome P450, whose amino-acid sequence MESVRSCPFDYAQQLDFDPQLRELLTEAPVSRIRMAYGEGEAWLVTRYEDVRTVTTDRRFSRSAVLGRDFPRMTPEPIVQAESINLMDPPDSSRLRSLVAKSFTPRRVDHIRHRTQRIVDQLLQDMEDSGSPADFVAGVSAPLPLITICEALDIPEADRPWLRAHALTMMNTGAAGKDDAVRAKAELRAYFAELTADRRRSPGEDLISTLATARDGAELLDDNELAVMAMVLLITGQDTTTYQLGNIAYTLLTRPALLESLRAAPELLPRTLEELLRYIPFRKGVGIPRIATEDVELSGVLIRAGDVVHVSYLTANRDDRKFERPDELDPDRPSIPHMTFGWGAHHCLGAPLATMELEVAFSSLLTRFPALSLDVPPEDVEWNTTSIWRYPLALPVTW is encoded by the coding sequence ATGGAATCCGTACGGAGCTGTCCGTTCGACTATGCCCAGCAACTGGATTTCGATCCCCAGCTCCGGGAGCTGCTGACCGAAGCGCCGGTCTCCCGCATCCGCATGGCATACGGAGAGGGCGAGGCCTGGCTCGTCACCCGCTACGAGGATGTCCGGACGGTCACCACCGACCGGCGCTTCAGCCGCAGCGCGGTCCTCGGCCGCGACTTCCCGAGAATGACTCCGGAACCCATCGTCCAGGCGGAATCCATCAACCTGATGGACCCGCCCGACAGCAGCCGCCTGCGGAGCCTGGTCGCCAAGAGCTTCACCCCGCGCCGCGTGGACCACATCCGCCACCGGACCCAGCGCATCGTGGACCAGCTCCTCCAGGACATGGAGGACAGCGGCTCCCCGGCCGACTTCGTGGCCGGAGTGTCCGCACCGCTGCCGCTGATCACCATCTGCGAGGCGCTCGACATCCCCGAGGCGGACCGTCCATGGCTCCGCGCCCACGCCCTGACCATGATGAACACCGGTGCCGCGGGGAAGGACGACGCGGTACGCGCCAAGGCCGAACTGCGCGCGTACTTCGCCGAACTGACCGCCGACCGGCGCCGCTCACCCGGCGAGGACCTCATCAGCACACTGGCCACGGCCAGGGACGGCGCCGAACTGCTCGACGACAACGAACTGGCCGTCATGGCCATGGTGCTGCTCATCACCGGGCAGGACACCACGACGTACCAACTCGGCAACATCGCCTACACACTGCTCACCAGGCCCGCGCTCCTGGAGTCGCTCCGGGCGGCTCCGGAACTGCTGCCCCGCACCCTGGAGGAGCTCCTGCGGTACATCCCGTTCCGCAAGGGGGTCGGCATCCCGCGGATCGCCACCGAGGACGTGGAGCTCAGCGGGGTCCTCATCCGGGCCGGCGATGTGGTCCATGTGTCCTACCTGACCGCGAACCGGGACGACAGGAAGTTCGAACGCCCCGACGAACTGGACCCGGACCGGCCGTCCATCCCGCACATGACATTCGGCTGGGGCGCGCACCACTGCCTGGGTGCGCCGCTCGCCACGATGGAACTGGAAGTGGCCTTCTCATCGCTGCTGACCCGATTCCCGGCCCTGAGCCTCGACGTACCGCCCGAGGATGTCGAGTGGAACACGACCTCCATCTGGCGCTATCCGCTCGCCCTGCCCGTCACGTGGTGA
- a CDS encoding thioesterase family protein: protein MTFSVDVAVRGYELDTQGHLNQAVYLQYAEHARWELLRAAGLPQEKLLASGVGPVQLEVRVRYLRELRGGERVRVTCRFDYGTGKTFTLAQQIIKEDGTVAAEISGVAGVLDLTARKLVDDPKGRLAALAGNPDLLTG from the coding sequence ATGACGTTCTCTGTTGACGTGGCCGTCCGGGGCTACGAGCTCGACACCCAGGGCCACCTGAACCAGGCCGTGTATCTGCAGTACGCGGAACACGCGCGCTGGGAACTGCTGCGCGCCGCCGGACTGCCGCAGGAGAAGCTGCTGGCGAGTGGAGTGGGGCCGGTGCAGCTCGAAGTGCGGGTGAGGTATCTGCGGGAGCTGCGGGGCGGTGAACGGGTCCGGGTGACCTGCCGTTTCGACTACGGCACCGGAAAGACGTTCACCCTGGCGCAGCAGATCATCAAGGAGGACGGCACGGTCGCCGCCGAGATCTCGGGAGTGGCGGGCGTGCTCGATCTGACGGCCCGCAAGCTCGTCGACGACCCGAAGGGGCGGCTGGCCGCACTGGCCGGCAATCCGGACCTGCTCACCGGCTGA
- a CDS encoding ribonuclease H translates to MDECIIAACDGASKGNPGPAAWAWVVADGQGRPERWEAGPLGTATNNVAELTALRELLESTDPSVPTEVRMDSQYAMNAVTKWLPGWKRNGWKTSGGKPVANRDLVTRIDELLSGRNVTFRYVPAHQVDGDPLNALADQAASEAAVSQRAAGTAHGSAELPVPAPARAVKGRSEASGGGTAREATGASRAGRSTGTIRARFAGRCHCGKPYAAKEMIAKNPNGWGHPECRTAAG, encoded by the coding sequence ATGGACGAGTGCATCATCGCCGCGTGTGACGGGGCGTCGAAGGGTAATCCCGGGCCGGCCGCCTGGGCGTGGGTCGTGGCCGACGGGCAGGGGCGGCCGGAGCGCTGGGAGGCGGGCCCGCTGGGCACCGCCACCAACAACGTCGCGGAGCTGACCGCACTGCGGGAGCTGCTGGAGTCGACCGATCCCTCGGTACCGACCGAGGTGCGGATGGATTCCCAGTACGCGATGAACGCCGTGACGAAGTGGCTGCCGGGCTGGAAGCGCAACGGCTGGAAGACCTCGGGCGGCAAGCCGGTCGCCAACCGGGACCTGGTGACGCGCATCGATGAGCTGCTGAGCGGCCGGAACGTGACCTTTCGCTATGTGCCCGCCCATCAGGTGGACGGGGACCCGCTGAACGCGCTCGCCGACCAGGCCGCCAGTGAGGCCGCGGTGTCGCAGCGGGCGGCGGGCACGGCGCACGGTTCCGCGGAACTGCCGGTTCCGGCTCCGGCCAGGGCGGTCAAGGGGCGGTCGGAGGCGTCGGGCGGCGGGACGGCGCGGGAGGCGACGGGGGCTTCGCGCGCGGGGCGTTCCACCGGCACGATCCGGGCCCGATTCGCGGGCCGGTGCCACTGCGGAAAGCCGTACGCGGCCAAGGAGATGATCGCGAAGAACCCGAACGGCTGGGGCCATCCGGAGTGCCGGACCGCCGCGGGCTGA
- a CDS encoding type III polyketide synthase, with protein sequence MSSGTRPPSGAIRSPCPSRGDESLRITERGEPMATLCRPAIAVPEHVITMQQTLDLARETHADHPQRALVLRLIQNTGVQTRHLVQPIEETLRHPGFEVRNRLYEAEAKRRVPEVVRGALANAELEPAEIDLIVYVSCTGFMMPSLTAWLINSMGFRSETRQLPIAQLGCAAGGAAINRAHDFCLAYPRSNVLIVSCEFCSLCYQPTDIGVGSLLSNGLFGDAVSAAVVRGQGGSGMRLERNGSHLVPDTEDWISYAVRDTGFHFQLDKRVPGTMEMLAPVLLDLVDRHGWTVPAMDFFIVHAGGPRILDDLCHFLNLPPEMFRYSRATLTERGNIASSVVFDALGRLFADGGPAESAQGLIAGFGPGITAEVAVGRWGRHTEPSLEGDRKDQDLAPSVALSG encoded by the coding sequence ATGTCGAGTGGAACACGACCTCCATCTGGCGCTATCCGCTCGCCCTGCCCGTCACGTGGTGACGAGAGCCTCCGCATCACAGAACGAGGAGAACCCATGGCGACTCTGTGCCGGCCGGCCATCGCTGTGCCCGAACATGTCATCACGATGCAGCAGACCCTCGACCTGGCGAGGGAGACGCACGCCGACCACCCGCAGCGCGCCCTCGTCCTGAGGCTCATCCAGAACACCGGTGTGCAGACCCGCCACCTCGTCCAGCCGATCGAGGAGACCCTGCGGCACCCCGGATTCGAGGTGCGCAACAGGCTCTACGAGGCGGAGGCGAAGCGCCGCGTCCCCGAAGTCGTCCGGGGGGCCCTCGCCAACGCCGAACTGGAGCCCGCCGAGATCGACCTGATCGTCTATGTGTCCTGCACGGGCTTCATGATGCCCTCGCTGACGGCATGGCTGATCAACTCGATGGGCTTCCGCTCCGAGACCCGGCAGCTCCCCATCGCCCAGCTCGGCTGCGCCGCGGGCGGCGCGGCGATCAACCGCGCACACGACTTCTGCCTCGCCTACCCGCGGTCCAACGTCCTGATCGTGTCCTGCGAGTTCTGCTCGCTGTGCTACCAGCCCACCGACATCGGCGTCGGATCGCTGCTCTCCAACGGGCTGTTCGGAGACGCCGTCTCGGCGGCCGTGGTCCGCGGACAGGGCGGCAGCGGCATGCGCCTGGAGCGCAACGGCTCCCATCTGGTGCCCGACACCGAGGACTGGATCTCCTACGCGGTACGTGACACGGGATTCCACTTCCAGCTGGACAAGCGGGTGCCCGGCACCATGGAGATGCTCGCGCCCGTCCTCCTGGATCTCGTCGACCGGCACGGCTGGACGGTCCCGGCCATGGACTTCTTCATCGTGCACGCCGGTGGACCGCGCATCCTCGACGACCTCTGCCACTTCCTGAACCTGCCGCCGGAGATGTTCCGCTACAGCCGGGCCACACTCACCGAACGGGGCAACATCGCCAGTTCGGTCGTCTTCGACGCACTCGGGCGGCTGTTCGCGGACGGCGGTCCGGCGGAATCCGCCCAGGGGCTGATCGCCGGGTTCGGCCCCGGCATCACGGCAGAGGTGGCCGTCGGCCGCTGGGGCAGGCATACGGAACCCTCCCTGGAGGGCGACCGCAAGGACCAGGACCTCGCGCCGAGCGTTGCGCTGTCCGGCTGA
- a CDS encoding helix-turn-helix transcriptional regulator — MRPRSGPTVEHRVLAVRLRLLRERAGISLQAAAEALDAHPATVRRIERAETGLDARQVGELLDCYGVPPAVAEPIMAGLGAANLPGWWHRWRDAMETWQQDVIGVESSASLVRTWHPALVPELLRTPAYAAALYRTQYPDDTPAQLDRRVELLRERQRRLRERGAALWALMPAAALHTTVGDRAVMDEQRERLTEAAHRPHLTVQVVPLDHPPHAMTGVPPLHLLRVPAPEIGDQAVLETPGVRVDIVDDPETVMNHRIRLDAACAAAPHPGIPLPGN; from the coding sequence ATGCGACCCCGATCCGGTCCCACCGTGGAGCACCGCGTCCTGGCCGTACGGCTCCGGCTGCTGCGGGAGCGGGCGGGTATCAGCCTGCAGGCCGCCGCCGAGGCGCTGGACGCCCACCCGGCCACGGTGCGGCGCATCGAACGGGCCGAGACCGGGCTGGACGCCCGGCAGGTCGGAGAACTCCTGGACTGCTACGGGGTCCCGCCCGCGGTCGCCGAGCCGATCATGGCCGGTCTCGGAGCGGCGAACCTGCCCGGATGGTGGCATCGGTGGCGGGACGCGATGGAGACCTGGCAGCAGGACGTCATCGGCGTCGAATCCTCCGCCAGCCTCGTACGGACCTGGCACCCCGCCCTCGTACCGGAACTGCTGCGTACGCCCGCGTACGCCGCCGCCCTGTACCGGACGCAGTACCCCGACGACACGCCCGCCCAGCTGGACCGGCGCGTCGAGCTGCTGCGGGAGCGCCAGCGCCGCCTGCGTGAGCGGGGCGCCGCGCTGTGGGCGCTGATGCCCGCCGCCGCCCTGCACACCACGGTCGGCGACCGCGCTGTCATGGACGAACAGCGCGAGAGGCTGACCGAGGCCGCGCACCGGCCGCACCTCACCGTGCAGGTGGTGCCGCTCGACCATCCGCCGCACGCCATGACCGGCGTGCCGCCCCTGCATCTGCTGCGGGTGCCCGCCCCCGAGATCGGTGACCAGGCCGTGCTGGAGACCCCCGGCGTCCGGGTGGACATCGTCGACGACCCGGAGACCGTGATGAACCACCGCATCCGGCTCGACGCGGCGTGTGCGGCCGCCCCGCACCCCGGCATCCCGCTGCCCGGGAACTGA
- a CDS encoding WhiB family transcriptional regulator — protein sequence MENWRMGAACREEDPDLFFPIGSTGPALVQTADAKAVCASCPVREPCLRWALENGQDSGVWGGLGEDERRALKRRTRRRARENG from the coding sequence ATGGAGAACTGGCGCATGGGCGCGGCCTGCCGCGAGGAGGACCCCGATCTGTTCTTCCCCATCGGGAGCACGGGCCCGGCGCTCGTGCAGACGGCGGACGCCAAGGCGGTGTGCGCGAGCTGCCCCGTACGGGAGCCGTGCCTGCGCTGGGCTCTGGAGAACGGCCAGGATTCCGGCGTCTGGGGCGGTCTGGGCGAGGACGAGAGGCGCGCCCTGAAGCGCCGTACCCGCCGGCGCGCCAGGGAGAACGGCTGA
- a CDS encoding PP2C family protein-serine/threonine phosphatase has product MVQQRRAQWIPVGVIVLAVVVDLVTPTAVTSAPLLVVAPVSAAPLLGLRGIIAVGVASMAVHAALAQVDRTFGWQRGVANQLTLLAVTVLAVFIHRTLEGQHATTRRARQVAEVAQRAVLPRPPSRLGDLLIAARYVPAEDEAMIGGDLYVVQDTPYGTRVMVGDVRGKGLGAVSAVSADLGAFRFAADEAEDLPGLVRSLEQALLREGERRGGQEQEEGFTTALIAEFAADLTSVRVVNRGHPAPVLLDARGAATVLEPSQAAPPLGMGALGAWTTPVDTFPFPPGATLVCFTDGVTEARDGTGTFYDPAERLPVLVRHRALVGDPATPAQILQALIEDVGRHTGGRAQDDQALLALHRPRH; this is encoded by the coding sequence GTGGTGCAGCAGCGCAGAGCCCAGTGGATCCCCGTCGGGGTCATCGTGCTGGCCGTGGTGGTCGACCTCGTGACCCCGACCGCGGTGACCTCCGCACCGCTGCTCGTGGTGGCACCCGTCTCCGCCGCACCGCTGCTGGGGCTCCGGGGCATCATCGCGGTGGGCGTGGCCTCGATGGCCGTTCACGCGGCGCTCGCCCAGGTCGACAGGACGTTCGGCTGGCAGCGGGGGGTGGCCAACCAGCTCACCCTTCTGGCCGTAACCGTGCTCGCGGTCTTCATCCACCGCACCCTGGAGGGCCAGCACGCGACGACCCGGCGCGCCCGTCAGGTCGCCGAGGTGGCCCAGCGCGCCGTGCTGCCCAGGCCCCCGTCGCGCCTGGGTGACCTGCTGATCGCGGCGCGGTACGTGCCCGCCGAGGACGAGGCCATGATCGGCGGCGACCTCTACGTCGTCCAGGACACGCCGTACGGCACCCGCGTCATGGTCGGGGACGTGCGCGGCAAGGGGCTCGGTGCCGTGAGCGCGGTCTCCGCCGACCTGGGAGCCTTCCGGTTCGCCGCGGACGAGGCGGAGGACCTGCCCGGCCTGGTGAGATCCCTGGAACAGGCGCTGCTGCGGGAGGGCGAGCGGCGGGGCGGCCAGGAGCAGGAGGAGGGGTTCACCACGGCCCTGATCGCGGAGTTCGCCGCGGACCTCACCTCCGTACGCGTCGTCAACCGCGGACATCCGGCGCCCGTGCTCCTGGACGCGCGGGGGGCCGCCACCGTGCTGGAACCGTCGCAGGCGGCACCGCCGCTGGGGATGGGCGCGCTGGGAGCCTGGACGACCCCCGTCGACACCTTTCCCTTTCCGCCCGGTGCGACCCTGGTGTGCTTCACGGACGGCGTCACCGAGGCCCGGGACGGCACCGGAACGTTCTACGACCCCGCCGAACGCCTGCCGGTCCTGGTCCGGCACCGCGCGCTCGTCGGCGACCCGGCCACCCCGGCGCAGATCCTGCAGGCCCTGATCGAGGACGTCGGACGCCACACCGGCGGTCGCGCCCAGGACGACCAGGCACTTCTCGCCCTGCACCGCCCCCGGCACTGA
- a CDS encoding ABC transporter ATP-binding protein, whose protein sequence is MDMEVTAWTSMHSAMTAQQDRRPFSRATLGRIMAFARPHRGRLNRFLLLSVVTALLAVATPVLAGQVVDAIVEGRDSGRVTRLALLIAAIAVAEAGLGLLTRWLSATLGEGLILDLRTAVFDHVQRMPVAFFTRTRTGALVSRLNNDVIGAQRAFSNTLSGVVSNVVTLLLTLVVMLSISWQITLLALVLLPVFVVPARRMGARMAALQREAAGHNATMGTRMTERFSAPGATLIKLFGRPADESAEFAARAGRVRDIGIRTAVAQSTFITALTLVSALALALVYGLGGFYALRGSLEPGAVVALALLLTRLYAPLTSLAGARVEVMSALVSFERVFEILDLKPLIEEKPDARRVPEGPVSVEFDGVSFGYPSADKVSLASLEEVATLDNRGGTEVLHDVSFRAEPGRMIALVGSSGAGKSTIAQLLPRLYDADSGSVRLNGVDVRDLSADSIRETLGMVTQDGHLFHESVRANLLLARPGATEEDIWDALRRSRLDGLVASLPEGLDTVVGERGYRLSGGERQRLTIARLLLARQRVVILDEATAHLDSTSEAAVQEALAEALAGRTAVVIAHRLSTVRAADLILVIEEGRVVERGTHAELLAARGRYEELHRTQFERPAATEGRPVG, encoded by the coding sequence ATGGACATGGAAGTCACGGCATGGACATCGATGCACAGCGCGATGACCGCCCAGCAGGACCGGCGGCCCTTCTCCCGGGCCACCCTGGGACGCATCATGGCCTTCGCCCGGCCGCACCGCGGCCGGCTGAACCGCTTCCTGCTGCTCAGCGTGGTGACCGCGCTGCTCGCGGTGGCCACACCGGTGCTCGCGGGGCAGGTGGTCGACGCGATCGTGGAGGGCCGGGACTCCGGCAGGGTCACCCGGCTCGCGCTGCTGATCGCCGCCATCGCGGTGGCCGAGGCCGGACTCGGCCTGCTCACCCGATGGCTGTCGGCCACGCTCGGCGAGGGGCTGATCCTCGATCTGCGTACCGCGGTCTTCGACCACGTGCAGAGGATGCCGGTCGCCTTCTTCACCAGGACCCGGACCGGTGCGCTCGTCAGCCGGCTCAACAATGACGTGATCGGCGCCCAGCGCGCCTTCAGCAACACGCTCTCCGGCGTCGTCTCCAACGTCGTCACGCTGCTGCTGACCCTCGTCGTGATGCTCAGCATCTCCTGGCAGATCACCCTTCTCGCTCTGGTCCTGCTGCCGGTGTTCGTCGTGCCCGCCCGCCGGATGGGGGCCAGGATGGCGGCACTTCAGCGCGAGGCCGCCGGTCACAACGCCACCATGGGCACCCGGATGACCGAGCGGTTCTCCGCACCCGGCGCGACCCTCATCAAGCTGTTCGGGCGCCCCGCCGATGAGTCCGCGGAATTCGCCGCACGGGCCGGCCGGGTGCGGGACATCGGTATCCGTACGGCCGTGGCGCAGTCCACGTTCATCACCGCCCTCACCCTGGTCTCCGCCCTGGCCCTCGCCCTGGTCTACGGGCTCGGCGGCTTCTACGCCCTGCGCGGCAGCCTGGAACCGGGCGCCGTCGTGGCCCTCGCCCTGCTGCTGACGCGGCTGTACGCCCCGCTGACCTCGCTGGCCGGTGCCCGGGTCGAGGTGATGAGCGCGCTGGTGAGCTTCGAGCGGGTCTTCGAGATCCTGGACCTCAAGCCCCTGATCGAGGAGAAGCCGGACGCCCGCCGGGTGCCGGAAGGGCCGGTCTCGGTGGAGTTCGACGGGGTCTCCTTCGGCTACCCCTCCGCCGACAAGGTCTCTCTCGCCTCCCTCGAAGAGGTCGCGACGCTCGACAACCGCGGCGGCACCGAAGTCCTGCACGACGTCTCCTTCCGCGCCGAGCCCGGCCGGATGATCGCCCTGGTCGGCTCCTCGGGGGCGGGCAAGTCCACCATCGCCCAGCTGCTGCCCCGGCTGTACGACGCGGACTCCGGTTCCGTACGGCTGAACGGCGTCGACGTACGCGATCTGAGCGCCGACTCGATCCGGGAAACGCTCGGCATGGTCACCCAGGACGGGCATCTGTTCCACGAGTCCGTACGCGCCAACCTGCTGCTCGCCCGCCCCGGGGCCACCGAGGAGGACATCTGGGACGCGCTGCGCAGGTCACGGCTCGACGGGCTCGTCGCCTCCCTGCCCGAAGGCCTGGACACGGTGGTGGGCGAGCGCGGGTACCGGCTCTCGGGCGGTGAACGGCAGCGGCTGACCATCGCCCGGCTGCTGCTGGCCCGGCAGCGGGTGGTCATCCTCGACGAGGCGACCGCCCATCTCGACTCCACCTCGGAGGCGGCGGTCCAGGAAGCGCTGGCAGAAGCGCTGGCGGGCCGGACAGCCGTGGTGATCGCCCACCGGCTGTCGACCGTCCGGGCCGCCGATCTGATCCTGGTCATCGAGGAGGGCCGGGTCGTGGAACGCGGTACGCACGCCGAACTGCTGGCCGCCCGAGGCCGGTACGAGGAGCTGCACCGCACCCAGTTCGAGCGCCCGGCCGCCACCGAGGGACGCCCCGTCGGCTGA
- a CDS encoding DUF6629 family protein encodes MCWSATADLVAGTGIAVIGVAAVAGTRRARDLPLAALPLLLGAHQIIESVVWRSDGGTGPATVAWAVVALPLLAVWVPLGVYCAARHRVRTRLLVPLAAGAVTAVFLGYALAARPVTAEVRGHTLGYVLDLPHPQWLIAGYLLATVGSLLLSGDRRLVLLGVLVAVGAAVCAALWRLEFISTWCAFAAVCSVVLFDWARRRPRAVAGGRAGAVSGG; translated from the coding sequence ATGTGCTGGAGTGCGACCGCCGACCTGGTGGCGGGCACGGGCATCGCGGTGATCGGCGTCGCCGCCGTCGCGGGCACCCGACGCGCCCGCGATCTGCCGCTGGCCGCGCTGCCCCTGCTGCTCGGGGCCCACCAGATCATCGAGTCGGTGGTCTGGCGCTCCGACGGAGGGACCGGCCCGGCCACCGTCGCCTGGGCGGTCGTCGCGCTCCCGCTGCTGGCCGTGTGGGTGCCCCTCGGCGTGTACTGCGCGGCGCGGCACCGGGTCCGCACGCGGCTGCTGGTGCCGCTCGCGGCCGGAGCCGTCACCGCCGTGTTCCTCGGGTACGCCCTCGCCGCCCGTCCGGTGACGGCCGAGGTCCGGGGCCACACCCTCGGATACGTACTCGACCTGCCGCACCCGCAGTGGCTGATCGCGGGCTATCTCCTCGCCACCGTGGGCTCGCTGCTGCTGTCGGGCGACCGTCGCCTGGTCCTCCTGGGGGTGCTCGTCGCGGTCGGTGCGGCGGTCTGCGCGGCGCTGTGGCGGCTGGAGTTCATCTCCACGTGGTGCGCGTTCGCGGCGGTGTGCTCCGTCGTCCTGTTCGACTGGGCCCGGCGGCGCCCGCGGGCCGTCGCCGGGGGCCGGGCCGGCGCGGTGAGCGGCGGCTGA
- a CDS encoding YkvA family protein, translating into MDTTVWLLLGALVALLTLGVAAVLLVRVIRARNLLRDAGIPLRDKALVWAAVIYTVSPVDLLPDPVYLDDIGFLMLALRALHAAAADRTGAVPAALRKRGSRRGPVRTEVPAPGPAGS; encoded by the coding sequence ATGGACACCACCGTTTGGCTTCTCCTCGGCGCTCTCGTCGCACTGCTCACCCTGGGCGTGGCGGCGGTACTCCTGGTCCGGGTCATCAGGGCCAGGAACCTGCTGCGGGACGCGGGGATCCCGCTGCGCGACAAGGCGCTGGTCTGGGCGGCGGTGATCTACACGGTGTCCCCGGTGGACCTGCTGCCGGACCCCGTCTACCTCGACGACATCGGGTTCCTGATGCTGGCCCTGCGCGCACTGCACGCCGCCGCCGCGGACCGGACGGGAGCGGTGCCGGCCGCCCTCCGGAAGCGGGGGAGCCGCCGGGGACCTGTCAGGACGGAAGTGCCCGCCCCCGGCCCGGCCGGCAGCTGA
- a CDS encoding P1 family peptidase, with the protein MTMEHRVRVRELGVELTGEPGPWNAITDVPGVEVGYVTLVEGDGVRTGVTAILPRGRGGVGVPCSAGWHSFNGNGEMTGTAWIEESGSLAVPVVITNTYAVGPVHRGVIEWVRANCRGMAPEWLLPVVTETWDGHLNDIHGAAVGPGHAAAAIDAAAAGPVEEGCVGGGTGMRCYGFKGGSGTASRVVEYGADRYTVGAFVQANFGARRELVMAGVPVGRELTDPAGGAADAAAVGDGERPVPPGAGSVIVVVATDAPLLPGQCKALARRVSLGLARTGTTGSHFSGDIFLAFSTANRGALTSTFPETDGPAGAPYESLRFVPWGRMDPFYEAVVESVEEAVLNVLTGARAMTGRDGHHVPALPLDRVGALLAARAR; encoded by the coding sequence ATGACGATGGAACACCGCGTGCGGGTACGTGAGTTGGGTGTCGAGCTGACCGGCGAGCCGGGACCATGGAACGCGATCACCGATGTGCCGGGTGTCGAGGTCGGCTATGTGACCCTGGTCGAGGGCGACGGCGTACGGACGGGAGTGACCGCGATCCTGCCGCGCGGCCGGGGCGGTGTGGGCGTGCCCTGCTCGGCCGGGTGGCACTCCTTCAACGGCAACGGCGAGATGACCGGCACCGCGTGGATCGAGGAGAGCGGCTCGCTCGCCGTGCCGGTCGTCATCACCAACACGTACGCGGTCGGGCCGGTGCACCGCGGGGTCATCGAGTGGGTGCGCGCCAACTGCCGCGGCATGGCGCCCGAATGGCTGCTTCCCGTGGTCACCGAGACCTGGGACGGGCACCTCAACGACATCCACGGTGCGGCCGTGGGACCCGGCCACGCGGCGGCGGCGATCGACGCGGCGGCGGCGGGACCGGTAGAGGAGGGCTGTGTCGGCGGCGGTACGGGGATGCGCTGCTACGGCTTCAAGGGCGGCTCGGGCACGGCGTCCCGGGTGGTGGAGTACGGCGCGGACCGCTACACGGTCGGCGCGTTCGTCCAGGCGAACTTCGGCGCACGGCGGGAACTGGTGATGGCAGGGGTACCGGTGGGACGCGAACTGACCGACCCCGCGGGCGGAGCGGCGGACGCCGCCGCAGTGGGGGACGGGGAGCGCCCGGTGCCGCCCGGGGCGGGCTCGGTGATCGTCGTGGTGGCGACCGACGCCCCGCTGCTGCCGGGCCAGTGCAAGGCCCTGGCCCGGCGGGTGTCACTGGGCCTGGCCCGCACGGGAACCACCGGCAGCCACTTCTCCGGAGACATCTTCCTGGCCTTCTCCACGGCCAACCGGGGAGCGCTGACCAGTACGTTCCCCGAGACGGACGGGCCCGCGGGTGCGCCGTACGAGTCTTTGCGCTTCGTGCCGTGGGGGCGGATGGACCCCTTTTACGAGGCGGTCGTCGAGTCCGTCGAGGAGGCGGTGCTCAATGTGCTCACCGGAGCCCGCGCGATGACCGGCCGCGACGGCCACCATGTGCCCGCGCTCCCGCTGGACCGGGTCGGCGCGCTGCTGGCGGCACGGGCGCGCTGA